The Deltaproteobacteria bacterium genomic interval AAAAAATTAAAATCAATACAAAATATCAAAATGAATTACTTTCTGTTTGTTATCTTTTTCAGTTTTTATAGTTTGGCACTTAAAGTGATTATTGATCCTGGACATGGAGGAGCCGATCGCGGTGCCGTCTATGGAAAGGCACAGGAATCCAAACTCGTTTTTGAAATCTCGAAGTACTTAAAAGAGGACCTTGAAAGAAATCATCATTCAACGGATTTAACCAGAAGCAAAGATGAGTTTATCAGTTTAAAGAAACGAGTCGCTTTTTCAGAACAAGCTAAAGGAGATTTATTTATTAGCATCCACGCCAATGCATCTGAAGACAGGAGAGCTAAAGGTATCGAGTTTTTTTTGCAGTCACCACAAACCAATAGCGCTTTTTCGCACAAAGAGTTAACATCCGAAGACCTGCTGCTTCAAGAACACAAAAACAAAACTGAACCTATCTGCCTCTCTAAAAAAGAAGATATTCAAAATATAGTCACAGAGTTGAATCAAAACATTAAGCTTAAAAGAAGCTTTTATTTGTCTTCAGCTCTGATGAAGGACTTACCAGGAATCATCAAACAAGCACCCTTTTTTGTGCTAACTAAAACTCAAATTCCCAGCATTCTTGTCGAAGTTGGTTTCTTAAGCCACCCAAAAGACAATATGAAACTCCTCAGACCCGATTATCAAAAACAGTTGGCACAAAAAATTTACGGAAGCATTCAAAATTATGCTGTGAAAATCAATCCACCCCTAACGTCAACGGCAAAATCACTTGACGACAGCCTTGAAATACCTAAATAGTGTCATTCAAATCACCAACATTGGGACCAAGGAATTTACATGAATGAGTTTTCCTCTAATCACAACCTTTCAAATTCTTATCAAAGAAAAGACCAGCGAAAATTTAACCAACTAAGAAAAGTCAATGTGACTACAAAAATTGTGGACTATGCTGAAGGCTCTGCGCTTATTGAATTTGGCAATACCAGAGTGCTTTGCACCGCAAGTGTCGAAGCCAAAACCCCCCCCTGGATTTCTGGAACGGGCCAAGGTTGGGTCACTGCCGAGTATGGAATGCTGCCTAGATCGACTCATCAAAGAATTAAAAGAGAAAAGTCTCTAACTGGTGGGCGCACACAGGAAATTGCTAGGCTTATTGGCCGAAGCTTAAGGGCCAGTATTGATTTAAAGCTTCTTGGTGAAAAGCAAATCATTATTGATTGCGATGTCATCAATGCCGATGGAGGAACCAGAACCGCAGCTATCACCGGAGGCTTTATTGCTTTAGCTATGGCCTTAGATAAAATGAAAAAAAATAATGAGATTAAAACTTTTCCATTAAAAAGTTATGTGTCTGCTATCAGCGTCGGGCTGGATGGTCAGGTCCCTTTGCTCGATTTAAATTATGAGGAAGATTCAAAAATTCATACCGACATGAATTTTGTTCTCACAAACAAATTGCAATTTATTGAGATCCAAGGAACTGCAGAAGCAACTCCTTTTACCGAAGAACAGTTGCACTTGATGATGGAACTCTCTAAAAAAGGATGTTCAGAATTGTTTGAAATTCAAAGTCGTTACCTTAATGAATTTTTTCCCCTAACGAAGTAACAAGGATCTTATGGAAATTTGGATTGCCACCGGAAACTCGGAAAAGCTCAAAGAAATAAATTTGGTACTGTCTCCAGCTATTTCTAATTTGAAATTGAATCACCAGGGCATGATCTCTGGTTTTACAGCCAGACCCGAGGATGGTAAAACCTTTATTGATAACGCCAGAATCAAAGCCAGATCTCTTAAAGCTATTAGATCAGATGATTGGGTTCTTGCTGAAGATTCTGGCCTTGAGGTCCCCGCCATGGGAAATCTGCCTGGCGTTCATTCTGCAAGATACGCAGGTCCCCACGCTCGAGATTCAGAAAATGTAAGCAAACTTTTAAAAATGCTCACCATCCGAAATATTTCAGATAGAAAAGCCAAATTCCATTGTGCTATGATTGTACTCACTCCCAAAAATGAAGAATGGGTTTTTGAGGGTGAGCTATGGGGAACCATAGGAAAAAACCCACAAGGATTAATGGGCTTTGGCTATGACCCTGTCTTTATTCCAAATGATCAATCTCTGACAATGGCCGAACTGGGCCCTGGATTTAAAAACCAACACTCACACCGCTCAAAAGCACTTAAACTTTTCTTAGATAAGCTCAAAACTGCTTCATTTTTTGACTAGGCGTTGACTAGGTTTCGACTAAGGATTTGACACCGATATATATTTTCTAAAAATAAGAATTTTTTTTGATATCTTAAAAGTTAAGTGCTAGTAGTTTGTCAACTCCTCAAAACACAACCAAAAGGTAACTCATGGAAAATTTAAAAATTTTTTCAGGTAACGCAAATGTAGAGCTTGCAACCAAAGTCGCCCAAGCCGCTGGAGTTAAACTGGGACATTCCGCTGTCACCTCTTTTGCCGATGGTGAAATTCAAGTCGAAATTCATGAAAGTGTTCGTGGAAATCATGTTTTTGTTATTCAAAGCACTTGCCCCCCGGTAAATCAAAATTATATGGAATTATTTATAATGTTGGATGCCTTGAAACGAGCCTCGGCAAGTCATATCACTGCAGTTATCCCTTATTATGGCTATGCCAGACAGGATAGAAAAGTAGCCCCCAGAGCACCTATTTCTGCAAAGTGTGTGGCTGATTTGCTAACCACAGCCGGTGCCGATAGAGTTGTGTGTGTGGATCTTCACGCCGCTCAAATTCAAGGGTTTTTCAATGTCCCTGTGGATCACTTGTTTGCTATCCCCACCCTCGCAAGAACCTTCAGAGAAAAATATGGTTACGGTACGGATTACGTTGTTGTCAGCCCAGATGCTGGGGGAGTCGAAAGAGCTAGAGCCTTTGCTAAACGGATAGAATCTACGATGGCTATTATTGACAAACGCAGAACGGGCCCCAACGAAGCCAAAGCTCTTCATCTGATTGGGGATGTAAAAGGAAAAGTGGCCATCATTGTGGACGACATGATCGACACCGCAGGAACCCTTTCTCAAGCAGTTGACTCCTTGCTAAAACATGGGGCGAGAAAAGTGCTTGCGGTTTCCACTCACCCCGTACTTTCTGGCCCTGCTATCCGACGTCTCAAAGAAAGTGTCATTGAAAAGCTCATAGTTACTGATTCGATCCCGCTTTCACAGGAAGCTATTAATTCTGGTAAAATTGAAGTCGTTTCTGTTGCTCCTGTTTTAGCAGAGGCTATCAAACGTATTTGCAGCAATGACTCGGTAAGTTCTTTATTCGAATAATTTATTCCTTGATTCTCTTTGTCATCTAGAATAGAAATTTCCTTCTGTAGAGCGAAAAGCTCTGTGACTAAACTAGGACCGAAGGCCCTGTAACTAAACTAGGGCCGAAGGCCCTGCAACTAACTTGGGCCGTATAGGCCCTGTAACTAACCAGAGCTGAAAGCTCTGACACTTTTAAAATTGTTTTAAAAGTACTTGAAAGAGGATGATATGAAACAAAAGTTTGACCTAGCCGTTGAAGCCAGAGCTGTTGGAAAAAGCACTTGCCGAGCACTTCGTAACGAAAGAAAAATCCCTGCTAATATTTATGGTGCTATTAAAAACCAAAATATTTACTTAAATGAAAGCGATGTCTTAAAATACAATACAAGAAAATTTGATAATACCTTATTTACTCTGAAAAGCTCTTTGCCTGAAGCCAATGGAAAAATAGCTCTTATTAAATCTGTTGATGTAAATCCATTATCTAGAAAGCCTGTTCATGTTGATTTATATGCTTTAGATTTAACTAAAGCAGTAAGAGTTTCTGTGGAAATTAAAGTTGAAGGTAAACCTCTGGGGCTAGCTGATGGAGGATTATTGAACATCGTACAAAGAGAACTTGAAATTGAAGTCCTTCCTAATGATATCCCAGAAAGTATCATTATAGATGTTTCGCATCTAGGTGTTGGCGATTCATTCCACGTATCGGAGCTCAAACTTGCGCCGGGTGTGAAGGTACTCTCAGCGCCTGAGCTGACAATTGCCGTTGTTAACCTCATTGAAGATGAAGTTGTCACTCCAGCAGCAGTTGCTGCCACGGCGACTGCTGCAACGGCGACTGCTGCCACTGCAGCCGCTCCTGCGAAAGATGCCAAAACACCAGCGGCCAAAGCTCCAGCAAAAGATGCTAAGGCTCCTGCTGCCAAACCCGCCGGAGATAAGAAGAAATAAAAATGTGGCTTATTGTAGGACTGGGTAATCCTGGATCTGATTATCAACTCACCCGCCATAATATTGGATTTATGGCGGTTGATTTTTTTTTAGGGGATAAAAAAAATTCACTTGAGAAAAAAGAATTTAAGTCTTTTTTATATAAGACAAAAAGTCAAAATACAGACTTATTGTTTTTAAAACCCCAAACATTTATGAACTTGTCTGGAAATGCCGTTTTGGAAATCACTCAATTTTACAAAATCCCTCTGGCTCAAATCGTTGTAATACATGATGAAATTGATCAAGAATTTGGGAAAATCAAAATTCAAAAAAATCGTGGCCATGGAGGACATAACGGCATCAGGGATATCTCCGCAAAATTGGGTTCAAGTGATTACCTCAGAGTCCGCCTTGGTGTCGGACGACCGCCACATCCTAATATGGATGTAGCTGACTATGTTTTACAAAAGTTCAGTAAAGAAGAATTTGCTGAACTTCCAAACTTTCTTGAAAAAAGTGTTCGTGCTATTGAAAGTTTAATTTTAGATGGATTTCAAATAGCTGCTACAAAATTTAATCAATAACGCGAGTTCGCGTCAAAAGTATTGAGTGAGGAGAACTTCAAAAATGGCATTGCAAGTTGGAATTGTTGGTTTACCCAATGTTGGAAAAAGTACTCTTTTTAATGCTCTGACTTCGGCTAAGGCTGAGGCCGCTAATTACCCCTTTTGCACCATCGATCCCAATGTTGGCGTTGTTACTGTTCCTGATAAAAGGCTCGAACTCATCACTCAGTTTATTAAGCCTCAGTCCGTCGTTCCAACGACAATTGAATTTGTAGATATCGCAGGGATTGTGAAGGGCGCCTCTAAGGGGGAAGGACTAGGAAACCAATTCTTAAGCCATATTCGACAGACCGATGCTATTGTTCATGTGGTCAGATGTTTTGATGATTCTAATATTATTCATGTGTCTGGAAGTGTTGATCCCCTAAGAGATATGGAAATTATTAATACCGAACTGATGTTAGCTGATTTAGACTCTGTAGAAAAAAAATTACAAAAAAGCGAAAAGTTAGCTAAAATGTCCCAGGACAAAAAAGTAAAAGCGGAATATGAAATTACCAAAAAAGTCCATGAAGCTCTCAGCAAAGGACTGCCTGCAAGATCTGTCGCTATTGAAGAAATGGAGCAATCCTTTTATAAAGACATGCATTTACTCACTTCAAAACCTGTTTTGTATGCCTGCAATGTGTCCGATACAGATTTTTCAAATAATGGAAATGATTGGGTTCGCTCCGTAGAGAAAAGAGCACAGGAGGAAGGAAATAAAACCGTAATGATTTGTTCAGCCATGGAGGCCGAAATTGCACAGCTCCCTCTTGAAGATAGAAAAGAGTTCTTAGCCTCTTTAGGAGCCACTGAACCTGGACTAAATCGACTTATCCGTGAAGCCTACTCCCTGCTTGGACTCAATACTTATTTTACCGCTGGTGAAAAAGAAGTGCGCGCCTGGACAATAAAAGCCGGGACCAAAGCTCCAGGTGCTGCTGGCGTGATACATACTGATTTCGAAAAAGGATTTATCCGTGCAGAAACTTATCATTGTGAGGACTTATTTAAATTTAAATCGGAATCTGCAGTTAAAGAGGCCGGAAAATACCGCCTAGAAGGCAAAGAATATTTAGTTAAAGATGGTGACATTTTATTTTTTAGATTTAATGTCTAGTAATGATCAATTTTTTAAAACTCAGCGCCTTTGAATTGGCTTCTTTGGTAAAAAAAAAAGAAGCGACCCCATTAGAAATTTTTGATGTTCATGCTGAATTAATTGAAAAATACAATCTCATCTTAAATGCAGCCGTTGAACTCAACCTTGAAAACGGTCGTAAACAAGCTCAAAAATATACCTCTGGTCTCATGAATAAAAAAGAGCTTCCTCCTCTTTATGGAGTTCCCTTTACCTGTAAAGAAATGTTTTCTATTAAAGGATTTAAACGAACTGGGGGAAATGTTTATTACAAAAATCAGGTAAGCACCGAAACAGCCACTATTTTTGATCGTATTTCCAAGGCTGGAGGCATTCTTTTAGCGACAACCAATGTCCCCGAATTTGGATTTTGGTTTGAAACAAACAATCAAGTCTATGGACGCACCTCAAACCCCTATAACGAAAAGAGAACTTCCGGAGGAAGTAGCGGTGGTGAAGGGGCCTTGATCGGCTTAGGGGCAAGCCCCTTTGGCCTAGCCAGTGATATTGGCGGGAGTATCCGAATTCCTGCTTCATTTTGTGGAGTATTTGGCCATAAACCTTCGGCAGGAATTATTCCACTGACGGGTCATTTTCCTATGAGCCATGCGACTCTTAAGGCTTTGCCTCTCGATAAGTACCCAATGACCACGGCAGGCCCTCTTTGTCGATCCGCTAAAGATCTACGCCCCTTGATTCAAATCTTAAAAGGACCAGATGGTATAGATCCACGATGTCGAGCCGTTGAATTCGATTTAAAGATTTCTAAGCCTAAAAAGATTTTTTTTATTTCAGATCCTCTGATTCAAGGTGCAAGTTCCACTTCTCTAGAAGTGCAAAACTGCATCATAAAATCTGTTAATTATTTAAAAGAAGTAGGCTACCCAACTGAAGAGCTTCCGCGAGATTTTTTTATTAAGGGCTTAGATCTTTGGTTTAACATTCTTAATAAAACAGATCACGTCCCCTTTGCCGATCTCGTTTCTCCAGAGAAAAAACTCAATTTTTTACAAGAACTACCCAAACTCATTTTAGGTACCTCCTCTCATACCTTACCAACCTATATCTTAAGCCTTATGGAGTTTGTTAAAGATAAAACTAAAGATGAAACAACTTCATTAGAAATTGCTAGATTAAGCTCACTGCTAGATCAGTTAAAATCAAAATTAAATCGCTTATTAAATAATGAAAATGTTCTTTTATTCCCCACTCAACCCCAACCGGCGCCTTTGCATGATTATCTTCTCGCAACCCCCTTTGATTATATCTATTGTGGAATCTTCAATGCTTTAGAAAACCCCTCAACCCAAGTACCCATTGGGATGAGTTCCAAAGAGTTACCTATCGGAATGCAAATTGTGGGACCTTTAAACTATGATCACCTAGGAATCAGTTTGGCAGAAGAACTGGAACTGGCCTTCGGCGGCTGGACGCCCCCTCGATTTAAAAGTTAAGGGCGAGGGTGGGGCCGGCAACTATTTATATCTTAGAGGCGGCTCTTTCACGAGTTAAATCAACATTGAAAATGTCCAATGATAAACTAATTTCCACTGGTAATCAAAAATTCGATACAGAGTTCAATCGAATTAAACAGATAGAAGAGATTGTAGATAGAGTGATTCATGGTAACTTCTGGCACTCCTAATGCTGTAAAAATTCTGGTTTTTCTTTTAGGTTTTCTGAGGATTCAAAATTTTCAGAATATTACTAAAAAACAATTGGGCGGGTAGAACTCGTATTCCATGAACTAATTTTTCCTCGGAACCACCATAAATAAAAATTGTTTCTGCCATGGGATAGTCTTCCTTAAATAGCAGTAAGGATTCAAAATCTTCTTTCCTCAAACGAGATGAAGGTTTAACCTCCACTGCAATGAATCTATTAGGTCCATATAAAATAAGATCAACTTCCTGATGTTTTCGTGTATGCCAAAAGAAAAGTTCATAATTCCACTCACAAAGATCATTGAGAGCACGAACATTCTGCATGACTAAGGTTTCCAGAGCAAATCCATGAATTTCACTTTCCGAGTCGAGGGGACCTCTGGGACGAATCCCTCGGTAAACCCCAGCATCAAAAAAGAAAAATTTGTTCTTTGCTATCACCTCTCTTTTGGCCCTCTTTGAAAAAACGGGAAGTTCAAAGGAAATTAACAAGTCTCTCAAAATGGAGAAATAGTCCTCAACGGTCTTTCGCTCAACGGCACAATCCCCAGCCACTTTTGAAATATTCAATGGCGAAGCTTGAGAAAAACTCGCTGCCTGCAAAAATCGACTGAATGCAGGTAGATTTCGGGTTAACCCCTCCAGCTGAACCTCCTCTTTAAGGTAGGTTCGAATATAGCTCTGAAGATATTTATGGGGGTCCATCGCCTGGGTCGCCATGGGTAAAAGACCAAACATCAGAGCCTTTTTAAGATCAAAATCTCCTTTCATCTCAACGCTAGTCATAGGATGAAAATGGTACGTGTAAGCTCGTCCAGCCAGAAGATTTACACCGGCCTTTCGTAATTTTCTGGCGCTAGAGCCAGTCAGAACAAATCGATATTTTTTCAATTCTATCAATCGATGAACTTCTTCCAAAAGATGCGGAATCTTCTGGACCTCATCAATAATGACAGGCCACTCTTCGTTTACAATAAATCGTGAAATTTCCTTAGGCTGCGCCGACAATAGATTGTAGCTCTCGTCATCTAAAAGATCGATAAAATTACTATTGATATAATTTGATTTTAGCCAACTTGATTTGCCGGTCCCCCTGGCTCCAAAAAGAAAATAACTACTCTGCGTGTCTGGTCTAAAAATTCTGGTGTACATAGTTCTATTTTGATTTAAAAAATGGAACTATGCAACCCATTTTTTACTTTTCTAAGGCTCTATAGATCATTTCTAGATTTGATAATAAATAATTCTGATATCGAAACTTCTTATCTTTAGAAACAGAAAAACTTTCACCATTTAAGGTTCCAGAAATTGGTATTTTAGCTTCTTTTGCAAGGTGCTCAATGTAGGAATTGTTTGCTGATTCTTCTCTAAAGATAGGAATTTTTTTATTTTTTTCAATCAATTTCCTCAGTTGGATCAATTCAATAGGTTTTGCATGATCATGGCTTGCAAAACCTGAAGGCGAAAAAATATCTATTTGGTATGCCATTCCTAGATAAGAAAAGGAATTATGTGAAACAATGATTTGTTTTAAGGAAATCTCATTAAAAAGTTTTAAATATTTTCTATGCAAAGATAAAATACTTGTTTCAAATCTTTTAAAATTAGAGTTTAACTTTTCCTTTTCTTCTGGAAGCAATAAGAGCAACTCCTTCAAAATACGTTTACAAATATAAATGACATTTAAGGGATGATTCCAAATGTGGGGGTCTTTATCTTTCAAATAGGGAATATTTTCTGATAAATTGACTATTTTTAAAGTTGGAAAACGCTTTACCATATCTGAAATATTAAAATTTTCAAAACCAAGTCCAATCACGAAAAAAAGATTCGCTGATTTTAACTTAACAGTATCCGTTGGTAAGATAGAATAACTATGAATCGATTTCTCTGCAGGAATCAAAGAATCAACACCTAGAGTTTGAGTCGTGACGCCCTCAAGCAGTTCATCCCCGATCGACTTTAACAACGAGAATGAATACAGAACTCTTGGTCCATGGATGTTGGAGTTTGAGTCTGC includes:
- a CDS encoding amidase, with the translated sequence MINFLKLSAFELASLVKKKEATPLEIFDVHAELIEKYNLILNAAVELNLENGRKQAQKYTSGLMNKKELPPLYGVPFTCKEMFSIKGFKRTGGNVYYKNQVSTETATIFDRISKAGGILLATTNVPEFGFWFETNNQVYGRTSNPYNEKRTSGGSSGGEGALIGLGASPFGLASDIGGSIRIPASFCGVFGHKPSAGIIPLTGHFPMSHATLKALPLDKYPMTTAGPLCRSAKDLRPLIQILKGPDGIDPRCRAVEFDLKISKPKKIFFISDPLIQGASSTSLEVQNCIIKSVNYLKEVGYPTEELPRDFFIKGLDLWFNILNKTDHVPFADLVSPEKKLNFLQELPKLILGTSSHTLPTYILSLMEFVKDKTKDETTSLEIARLSSLLDQLKSKLNRLLNNENVLLFPTQPQPAPLHDYLLATPFDYIYCGIFNALENPSTQVPIGMSSKELPIGMQIVGPLNYDHLGISLAEELELAFGGWTPPRFKS
- a CDS encoding N-acetylmuramoyl-L-alanine amidase, which translates into the protein MSALSYRFTVSYLSKAFIVDFISKVKTELLALWLQYLLATPHDGQAPPPKPGRQLFFSGLSKKLKSIQNIKMNYFLFVIFFSFYSLALKVIIDPGHGGADRGAVYGKAQESKLVFEISKYLKEDLERNHHSTDLTRSKDEFISLKKRVAFSEQAKGDLFISIHANASEDRRAKGIEFFLQSPQTNSAFSHKELTSEDLLLQEHKNKTEPICLSKKEDIQNIVTELNQNIKLKRSFYLSSALMKDLPGIIKQAPFFVLTKTQIPSILVEVGFLSHPKDNMKLLRPDYQKQLAQKIYGSIQNYAVKINPPLTSTAKSLDDSLEIPK
- a CDS encoding ribose-phosphate pyrophosphokinase, giving the protein MENLKIFSGNANVELATKVAQAAGVKLGHSAVTSFADGEIQVEIHESVRGNHVFVIQSTCPPVNQNYMELFIMLDALKRASASHITAVIPYYGYARQDRKVAPRAPISAKCVADLLTTAGADRVVCVDLHAAQIQGFFNVPVDHLFAIPTLARTFREKYGYGTDYVVVSPDAGGVERARAFAKRIESTMAIIDKRRTGPNEAKALHLIGDVKGKVAIIVDDMIDTAGTLSQAVDSLLKHGARKVLAVSTHPVLSGPAIRRLKESVIEKLIVTDSIPLSQEAINSGKIEVVSVAPVLAEAIKRICSNDSVSSLFE
- a CDS encoding 50S ribosomal protein L25, whose amino-acid sequence is MKQKFDLAVEARAVGKSTCRALRNERKIPANIYGAIKNQNIYLNESDVLKYNTRKFDNTLFTLKSSLPEANGKIALIKSVDVNPLSRKPVHVDLYALDLTKAVRVSVEIKVEGKPLGLADGGLLNIVQRELEIEVLPNDIPESIIIDVSHLGVGDSFHVSELKLAPGVKVLSAPELTIAVVNLIEDEVVTPAAVAATATAATATAATAAAPAKDAKTPAAKAPAKDAKAPAAKPAGDKKK
- the ychF gene encoding redox-regulated ATPase YchF; the protein is MALQVGIVGLPNVGKSTLFNALTSAKAEAANYPFCTIDPNVGVVTVPDKRLELITQFIKPQSVVPTTIEFVDIAGIVKGASKGEGLGNQFLSHIRQTDAIVHVVRCFDDSNIIHVSGSVDPLRDMEIINTELMLADLDSVEKKLQKSEKLAKMSQDKKVKAEYEITKKVHEALSKGLPARSVAIEEMEQSFYKDMHLLTSKPVLYACNVSDTDFSNNGNDWVRSVEKRAQEEGNKTVMICSAMEAEIAQLPLEDRKEFLASLGATEPGLNRLIREAYSLLGLNTYFTAGEKEVRAWTIKAGTKAPGAAGVIHTDFEKGFIRAETYHCEDLFKFKSESAVKEAGKYRLEGKEYLVKDGDILFFRFNV
- a CDS encoding ATP-binding protein encodes the protein MYTRIFRPDTQSSYFLFGARGTGKSSWLKSNYINSNFIDLLDDESYNLLSAQPKEISRFIVNEEWPVIIDEVQKIPHLLEEVHRLIELKKYRFVLTGSSARKLRKAGVNLLAGRAYTYHFHPMTSVEMKGDFDLKKALMFGLLPMATQAMDPHKYLQSYIRTYLKEEVQLEGLTRNLPAFSRFLQAASFSQASPLNISKVAGDCAVERKTVEDYFSILRDLLISFELPVFSKRAKREVIAKNKFFFFDAGVYRGIRPRGPLDSESEIHGFALETLVMQNVRALNDLCEWNYELFFWHTRKHQEVDLILYGPNRFIAVEVKPSSRLRKEDFESLLLFKEDYPMAETIFIYGGSEEKLVHGIRVLPAQLFFSNILKILNPQKT
- a CDS encoding aminoacyl-tRNA hydrolase, which translates into the protein MWLIVGLGNPGSDYQLTRHNIGFMAVDFFLGDKKNSLEKKEFKSFLYKTKSQNTDLLFLKPQTFMNLSGNAVLEITQFYKIPLAQIVVIHDEIDQEFGKIKIQKNRGHGGHNGIRDISAKLGSSDYLRVRLGVGRPPHPNMDVADYVLQKFSKEEFAELPNFLEKSVRAIESLILDGFQIAATKFNQ
- the rph gene encoding ribonuclease PH, with translation MNEFSSNHNLSNSYQRKDQRKFNQLRKVNVTTKIVDYAEGSALIEFGNTRVLCTASVEAKTPPWISGTGQGWVTAEYGMLPRSTHQRIKREKSLTGGRTQEIARLIGRSLRASIDLKLLGEKQIIIDCDVINADGGTRTAAITGGFIALAMALDKMKKNNEIKTFPLKSYVSAISVGLDGQVPLLDLNYEEDSKIHTDMNFVLTNKLQFIEIQGTAEATPFTEEQLHLMMELSKKGCSELFEIQSRYLNEFFPLTK
- the rdgB gene encoding RdgB/HAM1 family non-canonical purine NTP pyrophosphatase yields the protein MEIWIATGNSEKLKEINLVLSPAISNLKLNHQGMISGFTARPEDGKTFIDNARIKARSLKAIRSDDWVLAEDSGLEVPAMGNLPGVHSARYAGPHARDSENVSKLLKMLTIRNISDRKAKFHCAMIVLTPKNEEWVFEGELWGTIGKNPQGLMGFGYDPVFIPNDQSLTMAELGPGFKNQHSHRSKALKLFLDKLKTASFFD